In a single window of the Montipora capricornis isolate CH-2021 chromosome 11, ASM3666992v2, whole genome shotgun sequence genome:
- the LOC138024780 gene encoding uncharacterized protein, with amino-acid sequence MFRGPLSSKKEKEKCSHLLIWCGEKGRDIVNKWSGISEEDKKKLKAYFERFKAHVEPRTNPVFCRYKFHNRVQSEVETVEQFVTDLKLLARDCAFKEPDEMMRDRIVFGTNSHKIREKLINQGKDLTLDKVVEIARTYELSRAQLESMEPHRTEAIHSIDDGQLYKNRFSSIPSKERAQS; translated from the coding sequence ATGTTCAGAGGCCCGCTCTCCAGtaagaaagagaaggaaaagtGCAGCCATTTGCTCATATGGTGCGGTGAGAAAGGACGAGATATCGTTAATAAGTGGTCAGGTATCAGCGAAGAGGATAAGAAGAAACTCAAGGCTTACTTCGAGAGATTTAAAGCACACGTGGAACCCAGAACAAACCCAGTATTTTGTCGATATAAATTCCACAACCGCGTTCAGAGCGAAGTGGAAACAGTAGAACAGTTCGTAACGGATCTGAAACTTTTAGCCAGGGATTGTGCTTTCAAAGAGCCAGATGAAATGATGAGGGACAGGATCGTGTTTGGCACAAATTCTCACAAAATTCGCGAAAAGCTGATAAACCAGGGCAAAGATTTAACCCTTGATAAGGTTGTCGAAATTGCACGAACATACGAACTATCGAGAGCACAGTTAGAATCAATGGAGCCACACAGAACTGAAGCAATCCATTCCATAGATGACGGCCAGCTATACAAAAACAGATTTTCGAGTATACCTTCCAAGGAAAGAGCACAATCATGA